In the Parus major isolate Abel chromosome 4A, Parus_major1.1, whole genome shotgun sequence genome, one interval contains:
- the ZIC3 gene encoding zinc finger protein ZIC 3, which translates to MTMLLDGGPQFPALGVGGFAAPRHHDMPGRDAAGGGMGLGPFGDSSHAAAFKLNAAPHDLAAGQSSAFTPQAPGYASALGHHHHHHHHAGQVPSYGGAAAFNSTRDFLFRNRGSGIADAASGTAQHGLFGGSPGGLHGPGGIPDTPGYLLFPGLHEQSPSHTSPNGHVDNGQMHLGLRGDLFGRPDPYRAVSSPRTDPYAGAQFHNYNHMNMNMGMNVAAHHHHHHHHHHGPGAFFRYMRQPIKQELSCKWLDESQLSRPKKSCDRTFSTMHELVTHVTMEHVGGPEQNNHICYWDECPREGKSFKAKYKLVNHIRVHTGEKPFPCPFPGCGKIFARSENLKIHKRTHTGEKPFKCEFEGCDRRFANSSDRKKHMHVHTSDKPYICKVCDKSYTHPSSLRKHMKVHESQGSDSSPAASSGYESSTPPAVGSAGSKDSTKTPPAALQSNPGHNPGLPPNFNEWYV; encoded by the exons ATGACGATGCTGCTGGACGGAGGGCCGCAGTTCCCGGCGCTGGGGGTGGGCGGCTTCGCGGCGCCCCGCCACCACGACATGCCGGGTCGCGACGCCGCCGGCGGCGGAATGGGGCTGGGGCCCTTCGGGGACTCCTCGCACGCCGCCGCCTTCAAGCTGAACGCGGCCCCGCACGACCTCGCTGCCGGGCAGAGCTCAGCGTTCACGCCGCAGGCGCCGGGCTACGCCAGCGCCCTGGGccaccatcaccatcaccaccaccacgCCGGCCAGGTGCCCTCCTACGGCGGGGCCGCCGCCTTCAACTCCACCCGCGACTTTCTGTTCCGCAACCGCGGCTCCGGCATCGCGGACGCCGCCTCCGGCACAGCGCAGCACGGGCTCTTCGGCGGCTCCCCCGGCGGCTTGCACGGCCCCGGCGGCATCCCGGACACCCCGGGCTACCTGCTCTTCCCGGGGCTGCACGAGCAGAGCCCGAGCCACACGTCCCCGAACGGGCATGTGGACAACGGGCAGATGCACCTGGGGCTGCGCGGGGACCTCTTCGGGCGGCCGGATCCCTACCGGGCCGTCTCCAGCCCCCGCACGGACCCTTACGCCGGCGCCCAGTTCCACAACTACAACCACATGAATATGAATATGGGCATGAACGTGGCGgcccaccaccaccatcaccaccaccaccaccacggCCCCGGCGCTTTCTTTCGGTACATGCGCCAGCCCATCAAGCAAGAATTGTCCTGCAAGTGGCTCGACGAGAGCCAGCTTAGCCGGCCCAAGAAGAGCTGCGACAGGACTTTCAGCACCATGCACGAGCTGGTGACCCATGTCACCATGGAGCACGTCGGGGGGCCGGAACAGAACAACCACATCTGCTACTGGGACGAGTGTCCGCGGGAAGGCAAGTCCTTCAAGGCGAAATACAAACTGGTGAACCACATTCGGGTACACACGGGGGAGaagcccttcccctgccccttcCCGGGCTGCGGCAAGATCTTTGCCCGCTCCGAGAACCTCAAGATTCACAAGCGGACGCACACAG GTGAGAAGCCTTTCAAGTGCGAGTTTGAGGGCTGCGACAGGCGCTTCGCcaacagcagtgacaggaagAAACACATGCACGTCCACACCTCGGACAAGCCCTACATCTGCAAGGTGTGCGACAAATCCTACACCCACCCCAGCTCACTTAGGAAACACATGAAG GTGCACGAATCCCAGGGGTCGGActcttcccctgcagccagTTCGGGGTACGAGTCCTCCACCCCCCCTGCGGTGGGCTCCGCCGGCAGTAAGGACTCCACTAAAACTCCGCCGGCCGCCCTTCAGAGTAACCCCGGCCACAACCCTGGACTGCCCCCCAATTTTAATGAGTGGTATGTGtga